From the genome of Myxocyprinus asiaticus isolate MX2 ecotype Aquarium Trade chromosome 39, UBuf_Myxa_2, whole genome shotgun sequence:
GGGTAGGAATCAATCTCTGGTATTAGTGTTGCTCCTTCATGAATACAATTATATTACAGCTGAatgcaaatattttaaatgagACCGAATAACTTCTGAGTTCTttcattgctaaaaaaaaaaaaaaaaaaaaaaaaaaaaaaaaaaaaaaagacatttattgcACAGTTGAATTCTCACATACAATACTCCTCCTCCAAAATATATTCCTGTATGCTCGTAAAATATAAACAATGTACCTGTAGATCTTTTAGATCCAGGGTTTTTAATCAGGTACCGTGGGCCCCTGGGGGTTTGTTCAATTTTAAGTTTAATgcacattaactaatgatctaataagcattatataatgtaatagtTAATGTTTAAAGAAAGTTAAGCATATTGAGACAATATATAGCTATTACAGTATCCCACTTGCAGCTGAAATAGCTTCCTAATATCCTAGATGTGGTTAAATCAGTTTAAACATAGTACATCaagcttaatgttttttttttctttttttttcctattttgttCTTAAATcagttttcattcatttatttgtgcTGTCTCCTGTTATTCTTTTTTGTCATGCTTACATACACACTTACTTTGAAATACTGCAGTGTATGAAACatgctttttaaataaacttgTTCTGCCTTATGAAAAATCTTTTCAGAAACACAGTTCTGCACAATATGAAATTTACAATCCAGATTTGTGTCAGCAATGAGTAAACAGACTATGGATCCTCCACTGCAAGGTGAAGATGGAACCTCTTCTGAACACAGGTAGACAAAGAATCCAGTCAAACAAGTTACATCAATTCGACAAACAGTTTTGAACTCCTTTTAGCTCTACAGTATTACACAAGTGTAAATTATTCTAGCCTTATTATTATGTACTGAATAAAACATATGAAATCTAAAAATAACAGATTCTACCACTAAATTCCTTAACATGTTTTAATTTGACATCTTATATTTTCGATCACGTTGCACATAGGATTTATCCATGTAATGTGCTAACAGTGTAGTTGTTTTGTTGTTGCTGGGTTCCATAATGCCATCTGGATATAGTCCAACAATTACCTTAGACTCCTATCcccatgaaaaaaaacaaaactatgaaAACATGTAATAACATCACTCTGTTACAGGCCAGTCCAGCAGAGGAGAAACTCAATAGATCAGTCGATTCATCTTAAAGATGGCAGTTCTGAACACAGGTACATTTCTCAATGGGGCAGAGGTCTGGTGCTGTAGAAGTGTATGTGCTTATGAAACGGTAGCAGCAATATTGAGCATCAGAGCATTGATCAGTTTTATTATATGGGTCTTAAAAAACTCACATCAGAATGTGAATCAAACTGATTGTGAGCATACCTGTGTTACTTGTTGTGATTTTTACAGTGGTGGCTGAGAAGTGCACAACAAAACCAAATTagaaaagcaaataaaaactgaaaacagaCATAAGCCACAGCACCATgtaataaagccacaacacaatggaaaaaccTACAGCACAACGGAAATTAGCCACAACACAGAAAAGAAtaatggaaaataaatattttgaagcaCTGTATTTTGAGTTGTATCACAGTCTGACTCGATGCATGAGAGATCATGAGGCTGTTCGGAAGATGCATTGCAAGTCATTACAAGAGTTCCCCGATCATTACGTTACAAGAGAGCATTAACGGGGTAACTGAGCATTACACCCTGAGTGCTTTGCTGTCCGAGTGGGAGCTACAccctgcatacagcccattttcaTGAGAGCAGGACACCTTATAAGAGCTGCCTGTACATAAGAATAGCTGCATGTACTGTAATGTCATTTTCGTATCATTGTACTGATTCGAGCAAATGTTGATGAAGTTATGTACATAAAGAGTTCTGGTAGAAACCCAACAAGGTATTGGCCAGagcatttaatgaaaaataagtaCAGCATTTTTATATTCTACTATATCTTTTCtagtaattttgttgtgttgtgtcttattaATTTCGTTGTGGCGTGGCTTTATTTAATTGTGTTGCAGCTATTTCCATTTTGCTGTGGCTTTTCCTTTGTGTTGCGGCTAATTTCCGTTGTGTTTTTATCTtatatttgctttgctaatttggttgtgttgtgcttTTGCACCCATCTGccaccatacaaaaacagtttcaGTGTTTTTATGTGGAAACAGCAAATAATTTTGGTGAAACATAATATAGATGTGCTGTTAATACATctattacaaataaaaactaaataccaAAACTTCAGCATGTCTGCTCCTCAGCTGTAACTGCTCTTCCTCACAGCAAGAAATTAAAATTTAGAATGTATCAAGCATTATCATAAAGTTAAATATTGTGATCCAATTtatgaaaatgtatcttaaaGATGGAAACAGTTCTGAATGGGGCAGAGGCGGGGCCCTCCTCCTCTTCGCatacgcagctgccatgtgtctctctctctggaatTGCTGCATccagctgcatttatccctctcctcggctgattagcccgattgggggctgggcgtgcatagtcacggcccggcccggccctgccctcctcctcgtcacaggaaGCAATGATAGCATTTTCATCAGCTCTTACAATTACTCTTCTGGTAAAACTGCACAGGCGCACAGCTGCAACTGAATATCCAGAACACTCAACAGAAGTCTCATCACTCATGCTTGTCCACCAGGAAAGATCAAACTCACCGTAGTGTAGTTATGTTTCCATGGGGAGTGATGACTCAAGAGATCTTCCTCTTGTTTGTGACATCAGATCAGAAGTCTATTAATTAATTTCTAGGTAAGATGTAATTTTTGGGGTGTGGGGGCATTAGTTCGTTTTATTACaatgcattcttgtgctaaaGCAATGTTAGCAATTCTGAAACCCCTGTTGGGATAAGCCAACGATTAaaacaccccctctttccaaacccAAGCCTACAAAGATACCGTTGTACAGTTGAGACCTTCACCGCTGTAATCAGAGAGCAACAGTGTTTCTTCTCACGAATGTCAAAAACAACAGTTGCAGAAATTTTAGCAAGACACTGCATAACGGttaaagatgtccgtctagcacatgtctacatttgaaaacagctgaaaaaCAGTGCGGACGGATACAACAACGCTTCCACAGGGGCTGTTTAGACCAAATAccatgaatagaacagaatgcagactTCTATTTAAGGGTGCTCAAagcaatttatatttatttatatattttgtatggaATGGTATACAGAAAATGATACTGCTCCCTGAAAGatgtcactgaaataagtgtcctgtgATATATCACAGGTATCTGTGACAGAGACTCTgttaacagcaaacaaaaattacAGGCCTTGGTCTTTGACACCTggtcaaatttttcagcttttgttcTATATCCAGTTATGTTCAGATTGAATATGAGTCTGCGCTAGTGTGCTGAAATAGCTAGCAGAGTAAATTTTTTAAAGCCTGGAGTCTCAACCAGTTTTGTAGTACTCGAGACCAGACTTGGACTCGGTCTCAAGACCATATTTATGGTTTTAGTCTTGTCATGGACTTTGGGAGCATTTGGACATtgtcttgactcagactcgaacAAGTGTGGAATCAGACTTTTCTCCAAGACAATTTGTATCCTGCCAAAAAATATACCACTGGTGCTCTGGCGTATTTgagaaacatttctttgtttgaCAATATCAGCGATCATCATGTGTGTCCCATATTTCTGTCTTGCAAGCCAGATTTATTGAATGAATTAttttttgagtcggttcttttcagtgaattggccaaatgggTTAGCAAAAAGGTATGAGGTACATTTGATATGTGAGCCTAGAGTCAATTTTGTTGTTTACACAGTACATGTAACACATTCATTAAGATTGCATTAGGCCTAAATGAGTCTTGTCTCAGACTCTGCCTCTTCTCGTCTTAGTCTTGACTCAGACTCATCCATCTTTGGTCTCAGTCTCGACTCAACCCTCTTTTGGTCTCGGTTTTGACTCGGACTCAACCTACTCTGGTCTCTGCCTGGAATTTTACTCGGATGAGCTGATCTTGACAACAACACTGGGGTCAACTTCAATTAAATTTTATCATTTATAATCTGCTCTCTGTTGCAGAAGAATGAAATCAGACTCATCAGAGTCCAGCTGTGTGTCCAAGATCAGTGTCGGGTCAAAGAATATAGATCCTCCTTCTTTTGGTGGTTTCATCAAGTCTGAACACAGGTACTTTTATGGATAGAATGCTATTCAACTCATAGTTTAATGGGAATGCTCAAATATGACGCTAAATTGCTTAATGCAGTATGTGCTTTGTCCTTAgcaatgtaatattttatttggcATAATTGAGTAATGTAGACAGTTTTACTTATTTGCCTTTGTATTATGTGAAACCTAAAGAATTTACCACAAAATGAGTTTGTTTATGCATTAAGAAATGCTCTCCTTTTTGAAAATGTAGAATTCATTTTTCTATAATTCATAAAACAGGAAAACTACTCTGAAAGGTTGGGTTCAGTGTGAAAACATACTTTGTCTGTATATGACATTTTACAGTGGACTAGTATAAAAGCTACAtatgttacatacagtatatacagtatgtgacatcCTAGACTAGGAATATGcgtaatcaattataaatatgCATTACTTCAACAATGCTAGGAGCCAATACTGAttaatgaatatgaatatgaatatgaatatgaatatgaatatgaatatgaagcAAAAAAGAATGCTGAATAtcatacattaattttttttggtgattcgctaCCAAGCGATCCAGTAACTGAACATTGTAAGAGGCAAGTAAACTATTTGCAATTTTGGTTCATGAAGTGCAGTCCACACTTTTTAGACCTCACCAGCAGGAGAGACCAAGCTCACCAGAGTGCAGTTGTGTTTCCATGAGGAGTGATGGGTCAGGAGATCTTCCACTTGTTTGTGGCATACATTCAAAAGCCAGGTACATTTCCGTACAGGGTATTACTTTTTGGGGTGTGTGGTGCTGGTGGTGATTGGGATCATAGAATACATTAACATCACTCCTGGATGTATCAAGCTAATTCTGCACATACATATTTATTTGTCACTGTTACTTCACTTTACAGTGATGCACTCAAATCATATCTGAAGACAAAGTTTCAGTGTTTGCATGAGGGAATAGCACATCACAAGAACCCAACACTCCTCAATGAGATCTACACTGAGCTCTACATCACAGAGGGTGgagaaataaataatgaaaatgagaTCCGACAGACTGAAGCATCGTGCACGAGAGCAGCAACAGAGCACACACCAATTAAATGCAATGACATCTTCAAACCCTTACCTGAACAAACTTTTACCCCAGAAAAAAACATCAGAACTGTCCTGACAAAGGGTGATGCTGGCATCGGAAAAACAGTCTCTGTGCAAAAGTTCATTTTGGACTGGGCTGAAGGGAAAGCAAATCAAGACATTCACTTGATATTTCCACTTCCTTTCAGAGAACTCAACTTGATTATGGATCAAAAGCTTAGTCTTACTGATCTTCTTCACAGCATTTTTGCAGAAACAAAAGAAGTGGCCATATCTAATGATGAATTTAAATTTCTCTTCATTTTTGATGGTTTGGATGAGTGTCGTCTGCCTCTGGATTTTCAGAGTAATGTGAGGTTGTGTGATGTAAATGAATCAGCTTCAGTGGATGTTCTGCTGACAAACCTCATCAATGGGAatctgcttccttctgctctcaTCTGGATCACCTCCAGACCAGCTGCAGCTGATCGCTTCTCTTCTGAGTGTGTTGATCGAGTGACAGAGGTACGAGGCTTCAATGACCCACAGAAGGAGGAATACTTCAGGAAGAGAATTAGTGATCAGATCCTGGCTAATAAAATCATCACACACCTGAAGTCATCAAGGAGCCTCTACATCATGTGTCATATACCAGTGTTCTGCTGGATTTCAGCCACTGTTCTAGAGAGAATGTTGAGTGAAGCAGAGAGTGGGGAGATCCCCAAAACTCTTACTCAAATGTACACACACTTTCTGATTATTCAAGCAAACTTTAAAAATGAGAAAGACTATGATAACACAGTGACAGATGAAGACATGATTCTCAAACTGGGGAAACTGGCTTTTCAACAGCTTATGAAAAGCAGCTTGATCTTCTGTGAGGAAGATCTGAGAGAGTGTGGCATTGATGTTACGGTAGCATCAGTGTACTCTGGATTGTGCACTCAGATCTTCATGGAGGAGTTTGGACTGTGTCAAAGGAAGGTGTACTGCTTTGTCCATCTGAGCATTCAGGAACATCTGGGAGCTTTATATGTTCATCACTCCTTCACAAACCATAACATGAATGTGTTTCACCAAATTACTGAACCAACTCATGAAGTAACTAATACACAGATTTCAATGTCAGACCTGCACAAGAGAGCTGTGGATGAGGCCTTAAAGAGTAAAAATGGACATCTGGACCTTTTTCTTCGCTTTCTTCTGGGGTTCTCCCTGAAGTCCAATCAGACTCTCTTGCAATGCCTACTGACACAGACAGGAGGACATTTCGAAAGCCAAGAGGAAATAGTCAAGTACATAAAGAAGAAGATAGAGGAATATACCACTCCAGCTAAATTTATCAATCTGTTCCGCTGTCTTAACGATCTGGGTGACAACACACTGGAAGAACAAATTCAACGTTATCTGAACGCTAGAGCTCTTACAACAGTGAAATTCTCCCCCTTACAGTGGTCAGCTGTGGTGTTTGTTCTTCTGACTTCACAGAACTTGAAAAGGTTTGAGTTAAAGAAATATGCCTGGAAAACCAAATGTGTACAAATGGTGCAAGTTCTTCAGCATCTACTACCAGTAGTTGAAGCATCCACATCAGCTCAGTATGTCATAATAACACCTTGAAATATTTCAATGTTACATGTTTCAGATTGTCTTACagtaccttttttttatttttttatttcgtgACTGACGTGAATATGCGGTAGATGACTCTGTTATACTTTTCATAGGCTTGATCACTGTGAACTGACAGCAAAAAGCTGTGCCCCTATAGCCAAAGCTCTCAGCTCTGAGTCTTCATGTTTAAGGGAATTGAATATGAATGGAAATTGTCTGCAGGATGAAGGAGTAAAGCTGCTCTCTGCAGGAATACAGAATCCTCACTGTAAACTTGAAATACTGAGGTAACCGTCTGTGAAATGATGATGCTTATGTAAATATAATGATGATTATAATGAGTCAAATTCAAGTAATTACCTGTAAAACCTCACACATGAGCCTCTCTGCTGTATAATGATACTGCAGTGGTCTGACTGAAAATGACACTATCAGACCAGTATTGtcatttaagttaatttaaaCAGCTCCAAATTCAGCACAGTCAGACTTCTGTATGTCATTCAATCTGAACAGGAACTGTGAATATTTATGgcataaaagctgtttttttttcttattgaaatgcactttttcaactgttttcaaaatatttgtCATAATTCACAGGGGATTACGAAACTTAAAATTTGGGTAGTTTCACACTCTAAATTGTGTGTGGTTGTGGTCACTTTCATTTCTTTAAAGATCCCTTGTCCTACACTTTGTGTGTCCACATTTAGAGTGATGAGAGTGTGTCATTGTTTTTATTCTGCAGGCTGGGGGATAGTGGTGTCACAGGTGAAGGTTGTGCTGCTCTGGCTTTAGCTTTGACATCAAACCCCTCACATCTAAAAAAACTGGATCTGTCTAACAACAATCTAGGAGATTCAGGAATAAAGCTGCATGATGTGCTGGAGAATCCTCACTGTAAACTGGAGATACTGAAGTATGTGatcttaaaaattataaaaatactacactaaaaaaaaaaatactcaagtatGGTCTCCCACCCCCAAGTttaagtttctttcttttttccctccAGGTTAGATAATTGCTGTATAAGTAATGAAAGTTGTGCTGCTCTGGCTGCAGCTCTGAGTTCAAACCCCTTATACATGAAAGATCTGAATCTGTCTAGAAATAAACTAGGAGATTCAGGAGTGAATCTGCTCTTTGCTACACTGGCAAATCCTCAATGTAAACTGGAAATTCTGAGGTGATTTCAAACCTTTGTGTCATGCATGATCTGACCATAAGTACATAAATATCTAATATTTACTCACAGCGACACTAAAGCAAAGTTTTAGGATCAGTgtacacattttaacataaaTGTGATCAAACCAAATTTTTACACTATTTGTAAAGTTTGTGTTGGTATATTGTACCAACAGGCGTTATCATAACAAATATTGTGAAATGTTACAGTCTGTGTCATATTCTTTGACCCATCATACACAGATTAACATACCACAttcatagacatttattgtttaaaatgGTCTCTGATAAGCCAATTTGTGAATCCTGAACAATAAATCTGCTGTCATTGTTCTCTCTGCAGGCTGAAAGAGTGTGGTCTTACATATGAAGGTTGTGCTGCTCTGGCTTTAGCTCTGAGATCAAACACACACCTTAAAGAGCTGGATTTGTCTAGAAATAAACTTGGAGACACAGGATTTAAACTACTCTTTGATCTACCTGAGAATCCTGACTTCAGACTTGAAGCACTGTGGTAAGAAAACTTGTCTTAAATGATCCGTATGCCAGTTATTTAcatgaattattacatttattaatcttggggTAAATGTAGGTGTCTACTCATGTTATTCATGTTTATTTGGAAATAAATGCTGATATTTTAATACACAGCATGCACTTCTCAAGATTTATTATAGAAtttggaaaatgaaaaaaaaaaaatctctgtgagAATTCATGGTGTGTTGTTTTTCTCTCTGAAGGCTGGTTGGTTGCAGTGTGACAGGTGAAGGTTGTGCTGCTCTGGGTTCAGCTATGCTTTCAAACTTCTCATGCTTAAAGGAACTGAATCTCTCTGAAAACAAAATTGGAAACTCtggagtgaagctgctctcttCAGCGCTGGAGAATCCTCACTGCAAATTGGAGGCCCTGGGGTAGAGCTATTTTGAACCTCATattgccagcctgatctcattaatatacgtagctatttgtacgttaatatttgtaacatttatacaTACTTGTTTGTAGGTTTGGATAGACACTAGAAGGTACAATAAGGACGTTtgaagcatctaaaatgtaaaaatgtttatgtatttacagctttagaaaattaaaatattgacaaatccattacaacTATATGTGAAAACAcgaatcgattataaatatatttgtactgttttatatatattttagatcccttaaccctaccacaacctctaaacataaccacatttcaactaTATAAAatcatgtaacaagtagattaatgtacagtagcaataactTTTGAtacaatatattcatttatttacatccgctaatcccacacctactcctaaacctaactataaccatttattaagcatataaaacacgtaaaaggcagatacatttaatcacaataatttattcagaaaaatggcaaaattcagtagGCTACAAAGGTAGTCCAAATGGTGATGCGCTGCATCTGATGTGCTCCTTGacggcatacaatagcattgtgtgaggtggagagtagaattttaattattaatcgctgtaaatcttctcctgatgcactccataacagagctgtcatatctcattcaaacatatacatattctgaaaaatatttttattcaattatcattttaaagtttagtcttggttaaagtgatgtaatcctttaaaacgttgtatagggcagcagaaatcatacagaactgaatgaaaccattaaaatatcatattataatgtcaactgcattaaataaatgtgatggcatttaactaatctcattgattataaattaaatgtaattaactgattaaatctatgaattattcaatattaatcaattcaaaacatttgtacgtttctataggtgttaatacgtaaaatgGTGAAGCTTATatgctgtcaatacgtcagtATTGTACATTTTGGTATAAGAGACATAAGAGAATATacatttgctagaaccaaactttacttaagaatacatacaaattaTCATGAGATCACGTTGATATTGCTATAGCACAGATAGTGAAAATCATAAATTACAAATTtccttatatttttaaaacagacattttattgTTGCTGTGCTTCCCCCTAAAATGTTATTGTGGACTGTAAAATAAGTTGtcattgaaaaataatttaaaattgaaaGCAAATAATGCAAGTTATTAGTGAACACAACACCTTCAGTATGttaatttttgctgttttataGAAAAAGATCCCAGACCAGCCATCTGAAACATGCTTCAATATAGCTTGTGGATCTTTATCACTTTTTATAGTCATTTGGGGTTTTTAGTTGTTTAATTAAGATTTATAATTCAAAAACTAAGCTATTTGTCCTGGGCTGAAAGAGTGAATAATGGGTCATTGTTCTCTGCAGGCTGAATTATTGTGATGTCACAGATGAAGGCTGTTCTGCTCTGATATCTGCTCTGAAATCAAGGTCTTCGTTCCTAAGAAAGCTGCATCTGTGTGGGAATAAACTTGAAGATTCAGCAAAGGAACTCTATGATCTACATACAGATCCACAGTGTAAActtgaaaaagtaaagtaagttTTAC
Proteins encoded in this window:
- the LOC127429830 gene encoding NACHT, LRR and PYD domains-containing protein 3-like isoform X2 — protein: MSKQTMDPPLQGEDGTSSEHRPVQQRRNSIDQSIHLKDGSSEHRRMKSDSSESSCVSKISVGSKNIDPPSFGGFIKSEHRPHQQERPSSPECSCVSMRSDGSGDLPLVCGIHSKASDALKSYLKTKFQCLHEGIAHHKNPTLLNEIYTELYITEGGEINNENEIRQTEASCTRAATEHTPIKCNDIFKPLPEQTFTPEKNIRTVLTKGDAGIGKTVSVQKFILDWAEGKANQDIHLIFPLPFRELNLIMDQKLSLTDLLHSIFAETKEVAISNDEFKFLFIFDGLDECRLPLDFQSNVRLCDVNESASVDVLLTNLINGNLLPSALIWITSRPAAADRFSSECVDRVTEVRGFNDPQKEEYFRKRISDQILANKIITHLKSSRSLYIMCHIPVFCWISATVLERMLSEAESGEIPKTLTQMYTHFLIIQANFKNEKDYDNTVTDEDMILKLGKLAFQQLMKSSLIFCEEDLRECGIDVTVASVYSGLCTQIFMEEFGLCQRKVYCFVHLSIQEHLGALYVHHSFTNHNMNVFHQITEPTHEVTNTQISMSDLHKRAVDEALKSKNGHLDLFLRFLLGFSLKSNQTLLQCLLTQTGGHFESQEEIVKYIKKKIEEYTTPAKFINLFRCLNDLGDNTLEEQIQRYLNARALTTVKFSPLQWSAVVFVLLTSQNLKRFELKKYAWKTKCVQMVQVLQHLLPVVEASTSAQLDHCELTAKSCAPIAKALSSESSCLRELNMNGNCLQDEGVKLLSAGIQNPHCKLEILRLGDSGVTGEGCAALALALTSNPSHLKKLDLSNNNLGDSGIKLHDVLENPHCKLEILKLDNCCISNESCAALAAALSSNPLYMKDLNLSRNKLGDSGVNLLFATLANPQCKLEILRLKECGLTYEGCAALALALRSNTHLKELDLSRNKLGDTGFKLLFDLPENPDFRLEALWLVGCSVTGEGCAALGSAMLSNFSCLKELNLSENKIGNSGVKLLSSALENPHCKLEALGLNYCDVTDEGCSALISALKSRSSFLRKLHLCGNKLEDSAKELYDLHTDPQCKLEKFKH
- the LOC127429830 gene encoding NACHT, LRR and PYD domains-containing protein 3-like isoform X1; this translates as MSKQTMDPPLQGEDGTSSEHRPVQQRRNSIDQSIHLKDGSSEHRRMKSDSSESSCVSKISVGSKNIDPPSFGGFIKSEHRPHQQERPSSPECSCVSMRSDGSGDLPLVCGIHSKASDALKSYLKTKFQCLHEGIAHHKNPTLLNEIYTELYITEGGEINNENEIRQTEASCTRAATEHTPIKCNDIFKPLPEQTFTPEKNIRTVLTKGDAGIGKTVSVQKFILDWAEGKANQDIHLIFPLPFRELNLIMDQKLSLTDLLHSIFAETKEVAISNDEFKFLFIFDGLDECRLPLDFQSNVRLCDVNESASVDVLLTNLINGNLLPSALIWITSRPAAADRFSSECVDRVTEVRGFNDPQKEEYFRKRISDQILANKIITHLKSSRSLYIMCHIPVFCWISATVLERMLSEAESGEIPKTLTQMYTHFLIIQANFKNEKDYDNTVTDEDMILKLGKLAFQQLMKSSLIFCEEDLRECGIDVTVASVYSGLCTQIFMEEFGLCQRKVYCFVHLSIQEHLGALYVHHSFTNHNMNVFHQITEPTHEVTNTQISMSDLHKRAVDEALKSKNGHLDLFLRFLLGFSLKSNQTLLQCLLTQTGGHFESQEEIVKYIKKKIEEYTTPAKFINLFRCLNDLGDNTLEEQIQRYLNARALTTVKFSPLQWSAVVFVLLTSQNLKRFELKKYAWKTKCVQMVQVLQHLLPVVEASTSAQLDHCELTAKSCAPIAKALSSESSCLRELNMNGNCLQDEGVKLLSAGIQNPHCKLEILRLGDSGVTGEGCAALALALTSNPSHLKKLDLSNNNLGDSGIKLHDVLENPHCKLEILKLDNCCISNESCAALAAALSSNPLYMKDLNLSRNKLGDSGVNLLFATLANPQCKLEILRLKECGLTYEGCAALALALRSNTHLKELDLSRNKLGDTGFKLLFDLPENPDFRLEALWLVGCSVTGEGCAALGSAMLSNFSCLKELNLSENKIGNSGVKLLSSALENPHCKLEALGLNYCDVTDEGCSALISALKSRSSFLRKLHLCGNKLEDSAKELYDLHTDPQCKLEKVNLNIKSGSFSQSFDQEQRLESQ